The sequence ctggccCCTTCCTCATCTGCCGCTTATGCGGCtggattccgcatctgcgggagtcgcacctgcggcctctcaaccgcaaatgcggttatgacagcagttACAACTTCAGCTATGACtccaaactccaaatccttccgtcaaccatccgaaatcatcccaaggctcccgggatctcaaccaaaaacacaaacaagaCTAATaacactgtccaaacttataccaatccttaaaacacttaaaacaacatcgaaacgacgaatcaaccgcggattcaagcctaaaaactccaaaactctaaaaatacgctttcgatcaaaaagtctatcaaacctcgtccgaatgacctgaaattttgcacacacgtcacattcaacactacggggatactccaacttccggaattgtattccgaccctcggatcaaaatctcactatcgaaccggaaacttcaaaattcgactttcgacatttcaagcctaaattagctacggacctccaaaacacaatccgaacactccttaagcccgaaatcacccatcggaactaacgaaaccatcagatttccattacgaggtcgtcttcacactgtttcgactacggttaaatttccaacacttaagctcttatttagggactaagtgtaccaaaactctccgaaactcaaaatcgaacatcccggcaaatcaaaatagcaaaaataaacacggggaaagcagttaataggggatcagggcgttaactCTTatgacgaccggccgggtcgtcaaaCATTCAGCAACTATCTTGAGACGTTAGGCAAACTATGTTTGGCTATCTAAGGATCAGATACCTATAAAACAATAGAAAACATGGTTGTATTTTGAGAAAAATTTGATAACTAAATTTTTTTTTCACCTAAATTTTTTGGACTTAGTTGTATTTTGATAACTAAGTCCAAAAATACAACATTTCAGTTCCGGGCTCCTAGTTTTACATGGGTTTTCCCAAATTCCAGTAGCTCAGTCGAATTCTGAGTTTGACTTAACGTAATACTGCGAGAACGTCTTGGGAATTGCCCTCTTGTTACGCCAGCATTGAGTCACTTGTGTAATTGTGTTAAAACTTAAAAACCAGCTTTCCTTTTAGGACATTTAAGACTGTTTTCAAATTGCCATCTTattattagaaaaataaaataaattttacttAACTCCCATAActtctaaaaaaataaagaaacaatatCTTATTTACCTTTTGAATGCATATAGAATCTCAATAAACTTCAAAATCATAAAAGCCATGATTTGTCTAGTAATTACAATTCGACTATATTAGGCCATGATGTCAAATCTTTTCTTTTCCATGTCCACTGACTTGTTTAATGCATAAAATTAGACACACTCTTACTTTTTCACTTTCGTTTTACAGCAACCAATACAATCTCTGTAACACCATATCCATATAGAAATACTTCACTATAAAAGCTTTTTTCGGAAgcaattttcatgttatgttataatatatgttctctataacaacactttgCTATAACATTAAAAAATATTCGGAACATAAGATTTTGAATAAAACCCGTAGCTATTAACTATGgaaagaaattaggggttttttttttttactttgcgccagaaataattatattcggtagccgaaaaaatatataattttgtatataacatacagaatatatatatatatatatatatatatacattttttcgactattattttaagAGCGATTATACAATGTTATTTTCCCAAAAATTTTATCGTCACGTTGTAAGCCCCACACTTGTATCAAATTATCAGTTGAATCACGACATTATAGTAAAGGGAACACATGATAATAGGAAAGTTCAAAAGAAAGGAACAAGTAGTACAACTCACTACAATTAGTGGTGAAAACAGGATTTTCACtcaaaagaattcaaaaaaataaagaagttaaAGAAGTGAATACGCAAAGTAATCAATAGATTCAAACatgtaatatatattttaaaaaaattaaccttatatatatatagtataatttttctgtaaaaaaaattcgaatacccattccgcCCCTGACTACAATAGTTCTCATTGTTAGGTCTATTGTATTTGTAGTATTATCACTTGCATGCTTTTTCTTGTGACAAAGTCAGTTGTGCGATTGAGTTGGACTCTACTATTGTAACATAGTATCAACTTCATCAGTTTTTCTAGAAGAAAATATATACAATAGTTTATATTTTTTGTCTTGGTGGAATTTGAACCCAAGTATCTAACATTTGCACTCATTTCATTAAATATAGGTGAAAACAGGGGTAGACGGGGTTTGACCGAAACCTCCTTCGTTGGAAAATTATATTGTACATATAACGCAAAATTTTATTTGtacctttatttttatattttaaatctcCTTGACAGACCCAAAAACGTAGCTCAGTGATCTAACGGGTTCAAAGGCAAATTTATACGacagtacatagaatgcttatgtacagTACTATCTGTAAAGTTAATAAGAATACAGATAGGGCAATTGCAGAAATGATTATTTCCGGATTTACTGGTCAACTGAAAGGAtggtgggataattatctcaCTCAAGACCAGCGCGTTCAAATAGTGCATGCAACCAAGACTGAAGATGATAAGATTGTACAGAACTAAGTCTACTCTTTAGTCATGAATATCATTGAACACTTTTCTGGAAGGTGGTCTGATAATAGTGAAACCATTAGGACAATGCTCGAAAATTTGAGGTGTAAAACCAAGGTTGCTGGTTCAATTTTCACTGGCCAAACCATTCATGATGCAAAAGCTGTTTAGCTTAATTTTGTCATATTGGTTTCTTGCCATTAGGTCCACGTTGTATGAATATGACATTCAATTGTCTTGTTATTGGTGTTTCTTCTACATTTGTCGTCTTGAACAAAATCAAGAGATAATGTAAAATAAAAGTCTATATCTTGTAGCAAATGGTTGGCCAATATTTGTTGCAATCTTCAAAACCATTGCTTATAAAATGATCCTTTTTGTTCCTCAATAATACACTTCATTAGATTAATTCTGAAATTGTATCACTAGAGAACTAATAGCTTACCTATGGCTCAAAAGCTTACCTCAAAAACCCATGGCCAAAATGGTGCACAAGACGCCAAGAGTGATTCTACAGCAGGTGAAAGGTCGTCAGTTGAACACCCTTTGTCAGAAATTAATACTGAATTGAAATTTCTGGCTTCGTCACTACAAGAAGCGGACAGAGTGGCAGTGGTCATGGTACCACTTCCGGCACAAGGCCATCTAAATCAACTTCTCCATCTCTCTCGACTCGTTTCCTCGTACAATATCCCTGTCTATTATGTTGGAACCATTGCTCATATTCAACAGGCGAAAATTCGGGCTCATGGTTTTGATCCTCTCAATATAACAAACAttcattttcatgaatttcaaacacCTTCTTTTGAAACTCCCCTTCCAAATCCTAATGCTTCAAACAAATTCCCAAACCAGCTAATGCCTTCTTTCTACGCCACATTCCATCTCCGCGAGCCAGTTTGCGCTCTAGTACGCGAACTTTTGAGCAAGAATCTTAAGAAAGTGGTTGTTATTAATGATAATTTGATGAATTGGGTGGTTCAAGATTTGCCTGAAATGCCAAATACAGAGTGCTATTCTTTGAATAGTACTTCAGCTTTCTTTTCATATTCATTTTTATGGGAACTCAAAGGAAAACCTGTCCTACCTGGAACCGAATATTATGAGGATATTCCATCAATTTTAGACTGTTTCCCTACAGAGTTTTGGGAATATTTGAAGATACAAGAACAATTTGATGGGAAGATTCATTGTGGTGAACTTTACAATTCGTCGCGAGTAATTGAAAGTTTGTACCTCGATTTAATGTCCAAAGAAAAAGATGGAATGAAGCAATGGGCTATAGGTCCATTCAATCCGTTGGAGCCAAAAGAGACAAGCAAAGATTCCAACAAACGCCACGAGTCCCTCCATTGGCTTGACAAACAAGAACAAAACTCAGTTATTTTCGTGTCATTTGGAACGACTACTTCGTTGTGTGATGAAGAAGTCAAAGAACTCGCGATTGGTCTAGAGAAAAGCGAACAAAAGTTCATTTGGGTACTCAGAGATGCTGATAAAGGAGATGTTTTTACTAGTGAAGTTAGAAAAGTACAATTGCCTGAAGGATATgaagagaaaataaaaggaagagggATTATAGTAAGAGACTGGGCACCACAATTGGATATATTAGCACATAATTCAACGGGCGGTTTTATGAGTCATTGTGGATGGAATTCGTGTATGGAAAGTATTTCTTTCGGAGTTCCTATAGCAGCCTGGCCAATGCATTCAGATCAGCCAAGGAATTCTCAACTTGTGACAAAGTATTTGAAACTTGGACTAACTGTTAGGCCATGGACTCGTAGAGATGAACTTGCTACATcagaaatggttgaaaatgcagTGAAAACTTTGATGGCTTCACCACAGGGAGATGAGATGAGGAAAAGAGCAGCTGATTTGAGTAATGCTATCAAGAAATCAGTAACAGATGGGGGCGTAAACCGCGCTGAGATGGACTCGTTCATCGCCCACATTACTCGTTGAGTTTTTCTTAGTTAGCACAAGAGGTATAATGTAAGAAAACATATCAATACACTATATATAGGGAATGCCATGACAATGAAAACATATTCTCATttatgcgtaaagtgacaagtaaaaataaaaatctatttttagtatacatgccaagtaacagtgaacggagggagtacttcaTTGGATAATGTTAGTATTTCACAAAGATCAGATTAGttgaaaaaggattttttttGGAAATAGGGGACCTGATTTTTCTTGGGAAATGTTACTCAGACCCTCTAAGAATGTTGTCGCATCCGTTTCAGATTCTTCAAAAATAATTCATAGTTTTTGGAGAATCAGACATGCACCCAACAATATTTTTGAAGAGTCCGAGCAATATATGTGATATGTCTTGGGATACTGATTCTCATATAGGGATATTATACAACAACTTTTTAAGTACACTTATCAGCCACTTAAAAGGACTAGAAAAATATTTAGAGAAGTGAAATCTCAAAATTGCATCTTGCAGATAACACATACAAGTGTATATAGGTAGAAAACATGACTGCTTTTAAACTCTTAGTTACATGTGCCATATTAATGACTTACATACAATGAATTTTAGTCACATATTATAATCTAAAAGTTATATGCAGCTATCAGAATTAATTAACTTTGGCAATATCAGAAGTTCAAAGCATATAGGACAAGTATCAAACTGTTTTATATTAAACCAAACATCATTGATTAGCAAGAAACACCCAATACAGCACATAGGAATGTCATTTTGTCATTGCATTTATATGCAAACAACTGAGAAATACAAGAACATAAACTAGTCTGAGCCAAGAAACAGACAAGGGACAGGTTTTAAGAGCATTGTAAAGTAACCAAAGAAGATAGAGCTAGACCCCTTAGCCTTGCGAATTAGTGAAAAACAAGTCTATCTTGTGATATGCGCGATGAAAGAATCCAACTCCATTCGAGATGCACCCCGTTTCTCTGTGGACAGCCTTACAGCTTCTCCCAATTCATCTGCCCTTTTTCTAATTTCGTCGCCTTCTTCTGATGCCATTAACTTCCTTACGACGTTCTCAATGGTAGATGCACTCACTAGCTCCTCGCGTTTCTCCCACTCCCTAACAATTAGACCTATTTTCAATATTTCCATCACCAAGAAACCATTTATTGGTTGGTCAGAGTGCATAGGCCAAGCAGCTATTGGCACTCCCATAGTAATACTCTCTATACAAGAATTCCAACCACAATGACTCATGAATCCACCAGTCGACGAATGAGCCAAGATTTCTAGTTGTGGCGCCCATTCTCTTACCACTAAGCCTACTTCTTTTACTCTTTCCTCGAATCCTTCTGGCAACTCAACTTTTCTAGCTTCCCCAGTAAAGATATCTCCTCTATCGGCATCTCTCAACACCCATATAAACCTCTGTTTGCTCTGTTCTAATCCCATCGCGAGCTCCTTGATTTCCCTATCAGAAAATGAAGTTGTTGTTCCAAATGATATATAAAGAACTGATCTTGGAGGTTGCTTGTTAAGCCACTCCAAACATATATTGTTCGTATTCGATACATGATCAAGTTTAGCAGGCAGAACCGGTCCAATTGCCCATTGTTTCTTGTTCTGTGTACTTGTTACTTCTACCAACAAATCAAGAAACTTGCCTTCGATTACTCTGCTCGTATTATGAATATCACCTGACCTAATATCCATATACAAACTCTGAGAAGCTCCGCGTTCCCTGATTTCATCTGTCATAATTCCTTCAAGGGAAGGTAAATTTTTAAGCAATTCTTCTTCAAGTTGTATAGACATACCACAAGATAAGCATATCAAGCAGTACAAAGTGAAAACTGAAATGCAATTAAATATATAGGATTCTGCATTGGACAAGGTTGAAACATCCTGAACATTATAAGACattaaagaatcatatgtataaCAATAACTCGTCTTGCTTTAGATGAAATATCGTGAAAGAATGAAGCAATAGGCTCGTGCATAAGCATACAAGCAGCCCATGATGGCTCAAGATGCACGGGGAATttgtttaaggaattaaaatcagGTGGAGGTGAGGCAAATTCAGGAGTTGGGAGATCGTGGAATCGGATATTAGCTATGTCTGAAGGATTTAAGGCATTGGCGCGAACCCTGGTTTGACGATTATGTGTCGTTGAGCCAACATAGTATACTGGAAGATTATATGATGAGGAGATTAAACAAGCAAGTTGGAGAAGTTGATTGAGATGTCCTTGACCTGGAAATGGAACCATAACTATAGCTACTTCATCTTGTTTCAACTTGCTGCTATCCATGAAAGAAATTAGAAGGTTTTTAGTATTCAAACTTTTTCGTGTTTTTTCAAGGTATTGACTTTGAAATATATGAGAATGGAACAAAGGTAAACAGAACTAGAAACTTTGATTACTTTACCATAAAAGTTGTTGTCAAAAGtgttaataaatataaatttccttttcatttcaacCAGCCATGATTAATATATACGTACAAATAAAATGTGTGACAAGTACTTCTCCATTTTAACCAGAGGTTTAGGGTTCGAACCCTGGGTATGAAGTCGTCTTTAGTAGGAGCGTTTTACCACCTCAAAGCAGGACTTTCTGGAGCAAATTTGAATTATTCGAGGGGCCTTCAAAGTGGGATTTTCTAGCACAAATCCGGATTAATCGGGCCCTAAAGTGAGTACAGGACACTGGGCTTGGAAATCAAACAAATAGCAAATTCAAACCTTTGAAAATTTGTGGTCTACCATTAAAAAAAACACAATGGGAGAAATTAACAAATACATGTCTTAATCCATCTCTATCACCTGTCTATTTTTCCCTACCCCATTCCCTCCTAGTGATGGACTAATTACTTATTTATTTTGAATTCAACTGTTACATGTCTTACTTAtttaaattgaataattttattttatttccaggTTGATTCAGATTATTGCTTTTGACTTGAATCAACCAAATAAAATGATTTGAATCAGCCCGTTGCTCGAATTCATGAAGATTACGTGGACATTAACacataaaaaattgaaaatagtCAAGAATTCCGATAATGTTAGTTAGGCAATTTTAGGGAGCTTTGATGAGGTCATGAGTTGAATCACTACATGGTctcttgttttttcctttttctattttttacaaaaaaaaatgaggaatactTGATCTAAGAGAATAatactatttttaattttttttttctttttatattatgACTGGTAAATATATAAGGAGTCAGCATATTATCAGTTTTGGCCTAACCTTCTGGGTGTTGGTGTTTTTGTCTCCTTGGGTTTTAACTCCAAAGGCGACTCAATAATTAAATCTTGAACTCGCTTATATAACCCTTAACTTTCTCTTTCTATTATGATGCGAGATCTGAGCGATATTAGATTTACCTCTTAAAAATTCACTGCCGTATTaaatatctttttttaaaaaaaaaaaaactgttgatgtataaaagttaaactcatctTGAAATTATTCATATGGAGTAAAAAATTAAGTTGTCGAAGCTTATATACCAATTATGAAAAATTTACTATATTTGTCGAAATGTACTTCCTATTctatcacgaccccggttcgccctccgtgaaccatcatgacggcacctagtccctacgacAAGGTAAGCCTATTAATgtggaaaataaaccaatttgcggaagaaaaacaaataaaaccCAAATAGTGGATAAAACAGTGTTTAATAGTGTCGCTCAGCATACACAACATcaactctcaaaaactaatactttttccaaaacccggaatatcatgaaatcacaagctaaggatactacatagtgttctaactccagaatgtctaaaataaagtaaatacataagggttgtaactacaagagagaatggagagagactcctcggtctgcagacgcagcagatatacctcgaagtctccgaaggatcgcctcgcctcaaggatggtaagtctgagtagagatacctggatctgcacatgaaaaatatgtatagaaagggacatgagtacaccacagcggtacttagtaagtgccaagcctaacctcggtcgggtagtgacgagaaaggtcagggccctactaagattaAGTAAATATAGAGATGACCGAAtgagataagcagtacaattgaaaaCTGACAGTAAGAATTTAATACATGATAATAAGGAATACAATAACTGGAACAGAGATAAAGACAATCACAAGGAAACACCACTCTTCAcaaggataataaccggggatctctcactatcctcaatatatatgtcaggtctctcttggtatcccgaggatctcttggtatcttcaATGTATGTTaggtatctcttggtatcccgtggatctcttggtatcctcaatatatgctagggatctcttggtatcccgagaatctcttggtatcctcaatatacgtgccagggatctttgggtatcccgcacctcagctcaaatcataaacgcgtacaggggatctcccgggatgccgtctcgtagtcccaaagtaaaacatacagcagcaacacaaagaatactcaactaagctcaatttcatacccagtaaaacaggtaattctaacctaacatacttcacataatacaattaaggcagGTTAAGCAAATAagtaattaagtcaattaaacatgctttttctaagctaacagcaggcaaatatttgcaagtagtataaaacaggaaaaaggaacacaattgaaattactttaaaaaatcggattttcaacaattagctcaagtacacactcgtcacctcatgtacaaggtattccaattatcaaatatatcaaatcctaaggggaaggccCCCCACACAAAATTAGGCCACTtgcctcgaaccagctcaaatcaatcagaaaccacgctcttgccacgagtactcgactccaaatgatccaaatttattcaattcaattgaatagtgtaaataacacttcaagtaactgattctacaaagaacttctaagctaatacgcgaaattaggtaaaataaccaaaacgcccttcgggcccacgtctcgaaatcgggtataaTTTACATTTCCataatcctcacactctcacgagttcagtcataccaaaagtaccaaaatcggacctcaaatggtccctcaaatcatcactcaaaagtctctaattagtcaagccctaacccccaaattaccactgatttcccttaatttttcatgcttataatgataaaaatcactccaataacgagtttaggttcCAATAATCTTACCTCctcgaagttcccttgaattccctctcaaAGACCTGCCCAAAAGCTCACTTCCCGGATGAAAATAGTGAaagaataactcaaattcgcgaaggcaactatttatatgttctgcccaacaattccgcatctgcggtccaacaATCGCATTCACGATACTACTTCTGTGGTTggggaaccgcttctgcggttctcacttaaaacctCTCTGCCGCACCTGCGACCTAGAATCTGCATTTGCGGTACTTATGTCGTTTCTGTGGTTCCTAACCCCTTCCTCATCTGTCGCTTCTGCGGCtggatttcgcatctgcgggaaTCGCACTTGTGGCCTCTCAAccacagatgcggttatgacatcAGTTATAGCTTCAActgcaactccaaactccaaatccttccgccaaccatccgaaagcatcccgaggcccccgggacctcaaccaaaagcacaaacaagtctaataacactgtccaaacttataccaatcctaaaaatacctaaaacaacatcgaaacaacgaatcaaccgtagattcaagcctaaaaactccaaaactctaaatatacgctttcgatcaaaaagtctatcaaatctcgtccgaatgacctaaaattttgcacacatgttacattcaacactacagagatattccaactttcggaattccattctgacccttggatcaaaatctcactatcgaaccggaaacttcaaaattcaactttcggcatttcaagcctaacttagctacggaccttcaaaacacaatctgaacacacccttaagcctgaaatcacccatcggagctaacggaaccattggatttccattccgaggtcgtcttcacactgttccgactacggtcaaatttccaacacttaagctatcatttagggactaagtgtcctaaaactctccgaaactcaaaatcgaacatcccgacaaatcaaaatagcagaaataaacactagaaaagcagttaataggggattagggcgttaattcttaagacgaccggccgggtcgtcacatcctcctacacttaaacatccgttcgtcctcgaacgagcatagagacatacctgaagtagtgaaaagatgagggtaatggctgcgcatatcctgctcggtctcccaggtttcCTCCTCGATTGGCTTAcctcgccactgaacctttactgatgcaatgttctttgacctcagctttctaacctgcctatccaatattgccactggctcctcaacataggatagatccttgtccaactggactgaactgaaattcAACACCtgtgacggatcaccgtgatacctccggagcatcgaaatatgaaatactggGTAAACTCCTACCAAGCAGGGAGGTAGGGCAACCTCATaatcaacctccccaacacgccgtaatatctcaaaagggccaataaacgcTCTTATATAACCCTTAACTATATCTTTCTACgtccgcctctaccaatagtgttatctcaaatcctgatacatcttcgcggcacccagatgaatggaatactgcgaactatgggcctcctctagaatcaactcccgaagcccatcaacattgggtacacaaatccgaccctgcatcctcaatacctcgtcatcaccaatagtcccATCTCTAGCGTCACTGTGCTGAatcttgtccttgaggacaagtaaatgagggtcatcatactgctccctaatacgatcaaataaggaagaccgagaaaccacgcaagctagaacccgactggctccgaaagatccaatctcacaaactggttggctaaggcctgaacatccatcgccataggcctctccgatgctggtaaataatcCAAATTCCCCAAACTctttgtccggagactcaaggcatcggccacaaAATTGGCCTtacccgggtgatacaaaatagtgatatcatagtccttcaacaactctaaccatctcctctggcgcaaatttagatccttttgcttgaacaggtgttgcAAGCTCCGATTATCAGTATCAATCTCACAAGGAACCTTGTACAAATAGTGGCACTAGATCTTCATGgagtgaacaatggcagctaactcaaggtcgtggacagggtaattcttctcatgtaccatcaactgtctagacgcgtaggcaattaccctaccgtcctgcatcaacatcgctccgaggccaatcctcgaagcatcacaatagaccgtataagaccccgaactggTAGggaatatcaaaattggggctgtagtcaaagctgtattgagcttctgaaaggaagcctcacactcttccatccactgTAACGGAGCACCAttttgggtcagtctggtcataggagctgcaatcgatgaaaacccctccacaaaacgacggtaattacccgccaagccaagaaaactgcagatctccgtagctgagaATGGTGttggccaactctgcactgcctctacttttttcggatccacctgaataccctcactcgacaccacgtggcctaagaatgccacgaaatccaatcaaaactcacatttcgagaacttagcatacaacttattctctcttagagtctgaaacacagtcctcaggtgctgctcatgatcttcttgacttcgggaatacaccaaaatatcatcaataaagatcaAGATACGGATGGAACACATTATGCATCAGATGCATGAAGGCTGAtagggcattagtcagcccaaatgacataacaaagaactcataatgaccataccgagtcctaaaagcagtcttcgggatatctgactcctgaatcttcaactaatggtaacctgagcgcaagtcaatcttagaaaacactcgtgtgccctgaagctggtcaaacagatcatcaatgcaaggtaaaggataacggttcttcaccgtaactttgttcaactggtgataattaATAtgcatacgcatagaaccatcttttttcttcacaaacaagataagagcaccccaaggtgatacactgggccgaataaaacccttatcaagcaattcctgtaactgatccttcaactcaggaggagccatacgatacagaggaatagaaatgggctgagtgcccggcaacaaatcaatgccaaaatcaatatctctatcaggtgaCATGCTCGGAAGATCAgatggaaacacatcgggaaaatcccgtactactgggactgaatcaaccgAAGGGGTATcgatactgacatctctcacataagctaaatacatgtcacaccccttctcaaccattcgttgagccttaaggaaagaaataactctactgggagtgtgttctaaagtacccctccacatAACACACAGTACACCTGGCATAACCAACATCACAATTTTGGCGTGATAataaagaatagcataatggggcgacaaccagtctatgaccaagataatatcaaaatctaccatgttgagcaacaataaatcggctctggtctcaaaaccactaagagcaaccaaacacgac is a genomic window of Nicotiana tabacum cultivar K326 chromosome 16, ASM71507v2, whole genome shotgun sequence containing:
- the LOC142170811 gene encoding zeatin O-glucosyltransferase-like codes for the protein MAQKLTSKTHGQNGAQDAKSDSTAGERSSVEHPLSEINTELKFLASSLQEADRVAVVMVPLPAQGHLNQLLHLSRLVSSYNIPVYYVGTIAHIQQAKIRAHGFDPLNITNIHFHEFQTPSFETPLPNPNASNKFPNQLMPSFYATFHLREPVCALVRELLSKNLKKVVVINDNLMNWVVQDLPEMPNTECYSLNSTSAFFSYSFLWELKGKPVLPGTEYYEDIPSILDCFPTEFWEYLKIQEQFDGKIHCGELYNSSRVIESLYLDLMSKEKDGMKQWAIGPFNPLEPKETSKDSNKRHESLHWLDKQEQNSVIFVSFGTTTSLCDEEVKELAIGLEKSEQKFIWVLRDADKGDVFTSEVRKVQLPEGYEEKIKGRGIIVRDWAPQLDILAHNSTGGFMSHCGWNSCMESISFGVPIAAWPMHSDQPRNSQLVTKYLKLGLTVRPWTRRDELATSEMVENAVKTLMASPQGDEMRKRAADLSNAIKKSVTDGGVNRAEMDSFIAHITR